A region of Toxorhynchites rutilus septentrionalis strain SRP chromosome 1, ASM2978413v1, whole genome shotgun sequence DNA encodes the following proteins:
- the LOC129770051 gene encoding equilibrative nucleoside transporter 1 isoform X2 — protein sequence MAANDNLLDQRKNGSISIVGSRGPNHDTEKAPFLPTEPVRLTPAWEETNLPNDELNFKGMTMERAKMELNPPRDKLLLVFLTLMIHGVGTLMPWNMFITAKSYFVDYKLSQNYTGMESEYGTYFLSYVGFASQIPNLLFNWLNIFVNLGGNLTKRIVYSILIEVIVFVVTVVLAMIDSADWPGAFFWITMVTVVILNMAGGIYQNTVYGMVAKLPFKYTGAVVLGSNISGTFASIIAILSSQFASSVRTAAIYYFITAMFVLLICFDTYFALPLNKFYRYHEMLKEKEAETNKRAGINVDGRPPFLTIFNQAFPQLFNVFFVFFVTLAVFPAVHSDVKRSSPDFLIEDDLYVSITCFLTFNVFAMLGSLTTSWVTWPKPKYLVYPVILRAAFIPLFLFCNYRPLGIERTLPIYIDNDWVYWTVAAVMAFSSGYLSSLGMMYAPQTVESRYAVTAGMFAAAMLITGIFSGILFSMVFPMVVQHNFLEWLH from the exons GTCCCAATCATGATACGGAGAAAGCACCTTTCCTGCCAACGGAACCTGTCCGACTCACGCCGGCTTGGGAAGAAACTAATCTTCCCAATGATGAACTCAATTTCAAGG GGATGACGATGGAACGGGCCAAAATGGAATTGAACCCACCGCGGGACAAACTGCTGCTCGTTTTCCTAACGCTCATGATCCACGGCGTGGGTACGCTGATGCCCTGGAATATGTTCATTACTGCCAAATCG TACTTTGTAGATTATAAGCTCAGCCAGAACTATACCGGTATGGAGTCCGAGTACGGAACCTATTTTCTGTCTTATGTTGGATTCGCATCGCAGATTCCTAACCTGTTGTTCAATTGGTTGAACATTTTCGTTAATCTTGG aGGAAATCTTACGAAGCGCATTGTATACAGTATTCTGATTGAAGTGATCGTGTTCGTTGTAACTGTGGTACTCGCAATGATCGATTCTGCTGACTGGCCAGGTGCCTTCTTCTGGATAACCATGGTAACAGTGGTTATCCTTAACA TGGCTGGAGGTATCTACCAGAACACAGTTTATGGCATGGTGGCCAAGCTCCCGTTTAAATACACCGGTGCGGTTGTGCTCGGATCCAATATCAGTGGCACTTTCGCATCAATAATCGCCATTCTAAGCTCGCAGTTTGCATCGTCGGTGCGAACTGCTGCCATCTACTACTTCATAACGGCAATGTTCGTGTTGCTCATTTGCTTTGACACCTACTTCGCTTTGCCTTTGAAC AAATTTTACCGCTACCACGAGATGCTGAAAGAGAAGGAAGCAGAAACAAACAAGAGGGCTGGCATCAACGTTGATGGTCGACCTCCCTTCTTGACCATCTTCAATCAAGCCTTCCCTCAGCTATTCAACGTGTTCTTTGTGTTTTTCGTTACGCTAGCTGTTTTTCCCGCGGTGCATTCGGATGTGAAGCGGTCGagtccggattttctgatcgaGGACGATCTGTACGTGAGCATCACCTGCTTCCTGACATTCAACGTGTTCGCGATGTTAGGTAGTTTAACGACCTCCTGGGTGACATGGCCGAAGCCAAAATATCTGGTATACCCAGTTATTCTCCGGGCCGCGTTCATACCACTGTTCCTATTCTGTAACTATCGCCCGCTGGGAATTGAACGGACGCTGCCGATCTACATCGACAACGATTGGGTCTACTGGACTGTGGCTGCCGTGATGGCCTTCAGCTCCGGCTATCTGAGCTCACTGGGAATGATGTACGCTCCGCAGACAGTAGAATCGCGGTACGCAGTCACGGCGGGAATGTTTGCCGCAGCGATGTTGATCACCGGTATATTCTCCGGCATTCTGTTCTCGATGGTTTTTCCCATGGTTGTACAGCACAACTTCCTCGAGTGGTTGCACTAG